From the Telopea speciosissima isolate NSW1024214 ecotype Mountain lineage chromosome 9, Tspe_v1, whole genome shotgun sequence genome, the window CCCAGTGGCAGAAATATGCAATCCCTAACGTTACGGCGTCtcgatttttaattttttattctaaaagTTAACCAATAAAGTAATATCTTTTAGAATCTTAGGGACGCGAGTGGAGTTTAGCCCCATCCATCttcatttcctttcctttcttctctgaTGGCGACAGCGAAAACCCATCTCTCCGTCGTCGCTGATCCGTAACCCTATCAATCTCCGGCCGGTGACCATTATTCCActtcaatctctctttctctctctgtgaaATTGTTCTTTCAAGTGAACTAGGGGAGCAGAGTATTGAATGAAGTGCTCCACATTGTTGATGGCAGCTGTGGCTGTGGTTCACAATCATAAATAGAGATAAAGAAGTTAAAACAGGTGATTCTCTGGTTTTAACTTCTATTCAGTGAGGTTTTGTTGTTCGATCAAGGTTTCTATACTGAATATCCTCTCCCAAAATGGCATATGGACTGACATCTAATTGTGCTtcttaggaaaaaaaaaaatgatctttTTGTAGCctgttatttcttttattcttcttttctttgttataaAAAACCATGCTCTAGAACTGTATAACTTAGAAATTGCCCAAGTTGGGAAAGAATGTGTTCTGTTTTCTTATTGTTTTGTGAAGAATTCATAATGATGATGAAAGTTAAAGTGCAATTTTTTATGTCACTTTGAGTTGATACTTGATGATTTTGTTGTGAGGGAAACTTTTAGACGTGATATTGCTGAGTGTATCTGTATGCTATTGATTAGGCTGCTCTTTCTTTACCGAGGAATTCGTAGTTTCTGAGAGTAGTGCTTGTTCTTGCATTTAACAATTGCTTCTGTTCCTGCTAAAAAGTGCTGCCGCATATTTATTGACATATACACATCCATATCCGGCTAAAGGTGCCTTTGTGACAATTATAAGCTCCTCCCCGCCCCCCTCTCTTCTAACATGTTCATATTATAATTTTgatccctttttgttttcttaatggGTTCTCCATTTCTCAGTTACTGGTGTTAGGCTCAGCATTTTCAAGAGTTCCTTTCTATTGGCATACTATTCTGGTGCTGatttttgttgctgctgttAATGTGGAAGAAAGTATCATTTGGTTAATCTGGATGATTAAACCATTCATGTCATTTTGAAGGGAAGAATCTAATTCATTTAATCCCTTGAAATAGTGAAAGTCTATGGTCTTCTCATATCATTACTATCTGAAGTATCAGAGTCTACAATCATTAGTCAGAGAAAAAGATGACCTAGAGGATAACCAGCCTCTCGTATCCAGAGATGTGCAATTTGCTGTTATCCATTTACTTTCTCAGTTGGATTATACGGCAGTTACTCGTGGTCGAGTATTTAATTCCGTAACATAGATGAGCTATGTTTAACCCGAACCATCACCGGATTGTGTACTATAAGCTCATCTATGTAAACAAATGTGGTATAAATTAGGGATTTTATCCACAGAAATAGTTTATTGGTTTTTGCAACTTTAACTTTGTAGAATTGAGTAACTAATATCAACACTTCAATTGCAGTGCTGTATATAGGTCTTGGCGACGAACTCGAGTATAAAagtttttgtttctattccATGTGAATTGAAATGTTGGGTAAGCCTCTCTGTTGCAGTTGTCTTCAGTAGAACAATTCATTTTTATTAACTAATTCCTGGCTACCATTGCTATGTACTTCTCCTGTGGACGTGGAGGTTGGAAGGATACTTATGCAAATGTGTTGACATGGATGTTTCAGACCTTTCAGGAATTGAAGATGGGGCTGATGGTTCGGATAATGGAGCGAGTGAGAAATCCATTCGGGTACCTGTTGTTGGTATGTCATTCAAGAGTGAGAACGAGGCTTACAAGTTTTATAGTGCATATGCAAGGACAAAAGGCTTTGGTGTAAAAAAGTTGCAAGTGGAACGTGCCCGTAAGGATGGCATCCAGGGTGAGGCCGTTAATCGAGTATTTGCTTGTGTTGAGGGGTCGAGAGATGATAGTAACAAGAGTTACAGAGATAAGGAGGTCCAGTATCAGGATTCAACAAGGAGCGATTGCAAAGCTACCATGCAGATTAAGAAATGCCCTAATGGTTGGGTCGTGACAAAGTTTATTGAGGAGCATAATCATGAACTTGTTCCAAGTCTATGGCAATTGCAGCGTACCTGTGATGTACTTATTCATATTGCTAAAGAGTCAAAAGAGAGATGCAATGTTGCAATGGATTGCCTTAAAGAGGCCATTCATAAATGTTCTCGTATTGAAGTGAGGCCCAATGCTGATCCTGTTGTGAATCAAGGGGGTGCTCCAAATAGCCAACAAGGGAGTACTAGATCAATAAATTTTGACTATAGTAGCTTCTCTGACCCGGCAAGGACGGAACGGTGGCCAGCCTCCTCCAAACCTAAAGCATGGTATGATCAACACCAGTCCAAGAACCGCAACAAATGTGGGAACTGTGACGAACTTGGTCATAACTTGAGGACATGCCCCTTGGTCTGTGATTTTGAGTAGTTCATTGTCTGCATTTTGTCTTACTTAGTCGCCATTTATATATTTGTTCCTTCCTCATTATACAATAATATTAATCATCCTTATTCTTATttttgtaataataataataatcatccttatttttatttctgtttgtaTTTTTTGCAGCCTCTAAACCCACAACGTTTGAAGTCTTGGAAACCAGCAACATGGCCAGCCAACTCAACACCCAAAGAATGGTATGATGAAGCCAAGAACCGCAACAAGTGTGGGAACTGTGACGGACTTGGTCATAACATGAGGACATGTCCCCTGGTCCGTGGTTTTTAGTGGTTTGCAATCTGCATTGTCTTACATAATCTATAGTTTTATATGTGTGGACCTCATTGTATTATATTAATCCTaatgttaatttttgtttttgttcgtGGAAGCCTCCAAACCCACAACGTGACAAGTCTGGcaaagcctcaacaccagcCACCTCAAAACCCAAAGCATGGTATGACCAAGTCAATAACCACAACAAGGGTGGGAACTGTGATGGTGGACTTGATCATAATCTGAGGACAAGCCCCTTGGTCTGTGATTTTGAGTTGTTtaaatctgtttttttcttACATACTCTTTAGTTATATACGTACCATCCTCATTGTGTCATAAATAATCCTAATTGTTGCTTTTATATATGTTCATTGCAGCCTCTAAATCCAGAATGTAGCAAGTCTCAGAAACGCCATGCAGCACAGTCCCCCTCAAATGTGCAAGGCTTTGCTTCAGGCCATCGCCAAGGTATAAAAATAGTTTCTGTGAAATACTCATATTGTTTCTATGGTATTTCTGCAGTCCCCAGCAACAAACTGCACTATATGCTTATTTGTTATATTGTTTCCTTGGTATTTCAAAATATATGCTGAATACTTTCACCATCCTTTTAATGATACAGGAGAACTAAGAAATGAATTTGGGATTGATTCTTGGAGAGCTGGGGTCTTAGCAACACAAGCTGCATTGCAAGCTTCCTCAGCAACAGGGTGCCACCCCAGGAACAACTAAAGCTAGGTTTCTGTGGCAGTTCACATTCAACTGGTAATGTCTATGAACATGCTCTTCCATGATATTTATGTACATTCCTGTTCATTGTAGGGTTTGAGTTTGAACTGGGATATCTCTCTTTTCCAATAGACCATTACTAATCATTAATTTTGTGACATCTTCT encodes:
- the LOC122640883 gene encoding uncharacterized protein LOC122640883 isoform X4, which encodes MLDLSGIEDGADGSDNGASEKSIRVPVVGMSFKSENEAYKFYSAYARTKGFGVKKLQVERARKDGIQGEAVNRVFACVEGSRDDSNKSYRDKEVQYQDSTRSDCKATMQIKKCPNGWVVTKFIEEHNHELVPSLWQLQRTCDVLIHIAKESKERCNVAMDCLKEAIHKCSRIEVRPNADPVVNQGGAPNSQQGSTRSINFDYSSFSDPARTERWPASSKPKAWYDQHQSKNRNKCGNCDELGHNLRTCPLPPNPQRDKSGKASTPATSKPKAWYDQVNNHNKGGNCDGGLDHNLRTSPLPLNPECSKSQKRHAAQSPSNVQGFASGHRQGELRNEFGIDSWRAGVLATQAALQASSATGCHPRNN
- the LOC122640883 gene encoding zinc finger CCHC domain-containing protein 7-like isoform X3; its protein translation is MLDLSGIEDGADGSDNGASEKSIRVPVVGMSFKSENEAYKFYSAYARTKGFGVKKLQVERARKDGIQGEAVNRVFACVEGSRDDSNKSYRDKEVQYQDSTRSDCKATMQIKKCPNGWVVTKFIEEHNHELVPSLWQLQRTCDVLIHIAKESKERCNVAMDCLKEAIHKCSRIEVRPNADPVVNQGGAPNSQQGSTRSINFDYSSFSDPARTERWPASSKPKAWYDQHQSKNRNKCGNCDELGHNLRTCPLPLNPQRLKSWKPATWPANSTPKEWYDEAKNRNKCGNCDGLGHNMRTCPLPLNPECSKSQKRHAAQSPSNVQGFASGHRQGELRNEFGIDSWRAGVLATQAALQASSATGCHPRNN
- the LOC122640883 gene encoding uncharacterized protein LOC122640883 isoform X1, translating into MLDLSGIEDGADGSDNGASEKSIRVPVVGMSFKSENEAYKFYSAYARTKGFGVKKLQVERARKDGIQGEAVNRVFACVEGSRDDSNKSYRDKEVQYQDSTRSDCKATMQIKKCPNGWVVTKFIEEHNHELVPSLWQLQRTCDVLIHIAKESKERCNVAMDCLKEAIHKCSRIEVRPNADPVVNQGGAPNSQQGSTRSINFDYSSFSDPARTERWPASSKPKAWYDQHQSKNRNKCGNCDELGHNLRTCPLPLNPQRLKSWKPATWPANSTPKEWYDEAKNRNKCGNCDGLGHNMRTCPLPPNPQRDKSGKASTPATSKPKAWYDQVNNHNKGGNCDGGLDHNLRTSPLPLNPECSKSQKRHAAQSPSNVQGFASGHRQGELRNEFGIDSWRAGVLATQAALQASSATGCHPRNN
- the LOC122640883 gene encoding uncharacterized protein LOC122640883 isoform X2; translation: MLGIEDGADGSDNGASEKSIRVPVVGMSFKSENEAYKFYSAYARTKGFGVKKLQVERARKDGIQGEAVNRVFACVEGSRDDSNKSYRDKEVQYQDSTRSDCKATMQIKKCPNGWVVTKFIEEHNHELVPSLWQLQRTCDVLIHIAKESKERCNVAMDCLKEAIHKCSRIEVRPNADPVVNQGGAPNSQQGSTRSINFDYSSFSDPARTERWPASSKPKAWYDQHQSKNRNKCGNCDELGHNLRTCPLPLNPQRLKSWKPATWPANSTPKEWYDEAKNRNKCGNCDGLGHNMRTCPLPPNPQRDKSGKASTPATSKPKAWYDQVNNHNKGGNCDGGLDHNLRTSPLPLNPECSKSQKRHAAQSPSNVQGFASGHRQGELRNEFGIDSWRAGVLATQAALQASSATGCHPRNN